A genomic stretch from Halichoerus grypus chromosome 7, mHalGry1.hap1.1, whole genome shotgun sequence includes:
- the SLAMF7 gene encoding SLAM family member 7 isoform X2: MLGPPACFILILLLCHLTGPATSGALKKLVGDLGGSVTFPLKLPGIQIDSLVWIFNTTPLITIQPKTPDKQANVIVTQSHNKERLDFLHGNYSLKLSKLDKSDSGDYRVVIYSSSLKDPFIQRYGLRVYEHLSKPKVIMGLQNNENGTCVTNLTCFMDQGGEDVTYSWESLGQTANESHNGPILSISWRLGKKGMTFICVARNPISSNSSNPIFAWKLCEEPIEEKKGKDTHQEVLNSYPSSGETPVYDTITYVNNIIPEENPVNTLYSSVQIPQKMEKPHSPPTSSDTPRLFPYENVI; encoded by the exons ATGCTTGGTCCCCCAGCATGCTTCATCCTCATCCTTCTCCTCTGCCATCTCACAG GGCCAGCAACCTCTGGAGCTCTGAAAAAACTGGTTGGTGACCTTGGTGGGTCTGTGACTTTCCCTCTGAAGCTCCCAGGAATTCAGATTGATAGCCTTGTCTGGATCTTCAACACAACCCCTCTCATCACCATACAGCCAAAAACACCAGACAAACAAGCCAATGTCATAGTGACCCAGAGTCATAACAAGGAAAGGCTGGACTTCCTACATGGAAACTATTCCCTGAAGCTCAGCAAACTGGATAAGAGTGACTCGGGTGATTACCGCGTGGTGATATACAGTTCTTCCCTCAAAGACCCCTTCATCCAGCGGTATGGGCTGCGTGTCTATG AGCACCTGTCAAAGCCCAAAGTTATCATGGGTCTGCAGAACAATGAGAATGGCACCTGTGTGACTAATTTGACATGCTTCATGGACCAGGGAGGAGAGGATGTGACCTACAGTTGGGAGTCCCTGGGGCAGACAGCCAATGAGTCCCATAATGGCCCCATTCTCTCTAtatcctggaggctgggaaaaaaGGGCATGACCTTCATCTGTGTGGCCAGGAACCCCATCAGCAGCAATTCTTCAAACCCCATCTTTGCCTGGAAGCTCTGTGAAG AGCCCATtgaagagaagaagggaaaagatacTCATCAGGAAGTTCTTAACTCCTACCCCTCTTCTGGAGAGACTCCAGTGTATGACACAATCACCTACGTTAAT aACATTATTCCAGAGGAAAATCCAGTAAATACACTTTATTCCTCTGTGCAAATACCTCAAAAG ATGGAGAAACCCcactctccacccacatcatcaGACACACCAAGGTTATTTCCCTATGAGAATGTCATCTAA
- the SLAMF7 gene encoding SLAM family member 7 isoform X1, with product MLGPPACFILILLLCHLTGPATSGALKKLVGDLGGSVTFPLKLPGIQIDSLVWIFNTTPLITIQPKTPDKQANVIVTQSHNKERLDFLHGNYSLKLSKLDKSDSGDYRVVIYSSSLKDPFIQRYGLRVYEHLSKPKVIMGLQNNENGTCVTNLTCFMDQGGEDVTYSWESLGQTANESHNGPILSISWRLGKKGMTFICVARNPISSNSSNPIFAWKLCEGAADDSESSMVLYVLGVLFLFSVFALVPVILIMRRERKKEPIEEKKGKDTHQEVLNSYPSSGETPVYDTITYVNNIIPEENPVNTLYSSVQIPQKMEKPHSPPTSSDTPRLFPYENVI from the exons ATGCTTGGTCCCCCAGCATGCTTCATCCTCATCCTTCTCCTCTGCCATCTCACAG GGCCAGCAACCTCTGGAGCTCTGAAAAAACTGGTTGGTGACCTTGGTGGGTCTGTGACTTTCCCTCTGAAGCTCCCAGGAATTCAGATTGATAGCCTTGTCTGGATCTTCAACACAACCCCTCTCATCACCATACAGCCAAAAACACCAGACAAACAAGCCAATGTCATAGTGACCCAGAGTCATAACAAGGAAAGGCTGGACTTCCTACATGGAAACTATTCCCTGAAGCTCAGCAAACTGGATAAGAGTGACTCGGGTGATTACCGCGTGGTGATATACAGTTCTTCCCTCAAAGACCCCTTCATCCAGCGGTATGGGCTGCGTGTCTATG AGCACCTGTCAAAGCCCAAAGTTATCATGGGTCTGCAGAACAATGAGAATGGCACCTGTGTGACTAATTTGACATGCTTCATGGACCAGGGAGGAGAGGATGTGACCTACAGTTGGGAGTCCCTGGGGCAGACAGCCAATGAGTCCCATAATGGCCCCATTCTCTCTAtatcctggaggctgggaaaaaaGGGCATGACCTTCATCTGTGTGGCCAGGAACCCCATCAGCAGCAATTCTTCAAACCCCATCTTTGCCTGGAAGCTCTGTGAAG GTGCTGCTGATGACTCAGAATCCTCCATGGTCCTGTATGTCCTGGGGGTGCTCTTCCTGTTCAGTGTCTTTGCCCTGGTGCCAGTTATTCTAATTATgcgaagagaaagaaaaaaag AGCCCATtgaagagaagaagggaaaagatacTCATCAGGAAGTTCTTAACTCCTACCCCTCTTCTGGAGAGACTCCAGTGTATGACACAATCACCTACGTTAAT aACATTATTCCAGAGGAAAATCCAGTAAATACACTTTATTCCTCTGTGCAAATACCTCAAAAG ATGGAGAAACCCcactctccacccacatcatcaGACACACCAAGGTTATTTCCCTATGAGAATGTCATCTAA